A single region of the Pararge aegeria chromosome 20, ilParAegt1.1, whole genome shotgun sequence genome encodes:
- the LOC120632596 gene encoding serine protease snake-like isoform X2, with amino-acid sequence MEYIWRIKYAQQRYENRIRCEMQRGVTALLGGGAAAHGEYPHMSALGWKAIVGKWIFKCGGSLISEKFVLTAAHCSSVKKTDPTVSGVEPKIVRLGSKSISDTVDGRPAYDIGIRRFINHHRYKPSQHYFDVALVELVEEATFNWKVHPACLWTTFDNPETGELTGWGITEKDTLKTSPILQKAEIRIVDSVDCDSKLKYRHNRKWQGIMRHQLCAGDKSGRIDTCQGDSGGPLQIVIPLPRSYYIVVPWNIHQIVGVTSFGFGCARKDTPSVYTRVASFVGWIENIVWPINITRSHEDNEARFLFVT; translated from the exons ATGGAATATATATGGCGAATAAAGTACGCTCAACAAAGATATGAAAACAGAATAAGAT GTGAAATGCAACGAGGAGTAACAGCATTACTAGGAGGTGGCGCCGCGGCACACGGTGAATATCCGCatatg AGTGCTCTTGGGTGGAAGGCGATAGTTGGAAAGTGGATTTTTAAATGCGGAGGTTCCCTTATAAGTGAGAAGTTTGTGCTGACGGCTGCCCATTGCTCCAGTGTGAAGAAGACCGATCCAACGGTCTCAGGTGTTGAGCCAAAAATTGTAAGGCTAGGCTCTAAAAGTATTTCGGATACT GTCGACGGACGTCCAGCTTATGATATCGGTATTCGTAGATTTATCAATCATCACCGATATAAGCCATCTCAACACTACTTTGATGTCGCACTCGTAGAACTTGTTGAAGAGGCCACTTTCAATTGGAAAGTGCACCCCGCTTGCTTGTGGACTACATTTGATAATCCGGAGACAGGGGAGTTGACTGGTTGGGGAATCACTGAAAAAG ACACTCTGAAGACATCTCCCATATTACAAAAGGCGGAAATAAGAATAGTAGATTCAGTTGATTGTGACAGCAAACTAAAGTACAGGCACAATAGGAAGTGGCAGGGAATTATGCGTCACCAGCTCTGTGCTGGAGACAAGTCTGGCCGTATCGACACCTGCCAG GGCGATTCTGGTGGACCTTTGCAAATTGTAATTCCATTACCCAGGTCATACTACATTGTTGTTCCATGGAATATTCACCAGATCGTTGGTGTCACATCGTTTGGATTCGGATGCGCACGTAAAGACACTCCCAGCGTTTACACAAGAGTGGCCAGTTTCGTCGGCTGGATAGAAAATATTGTATGGCCGATTAATATCACTAGATCTCATGAGGATAATGAGGCccgattcctttttgtgacgtGA
- the LOC120632596 gene encoding serine protease snake-like isoform X1 encodes MRTNFGLFVVIYFVVNITGVCLLENYIKEDPYKNVRVEFPDDLCDDRELMLPDYRTLGRRTSEVKCMEYIWRIKYAQQRYENRIRCEMQRGVTALLGGGAAAHGEYPHMSALGWKAIVGKWIFKCGGSLISEKFVLTAAHCSSVKKTDPTVSGVEPKIVRLGSKSISDTVDGRPAYDIGIRRFINHHRYKPSQHYFDVALVELVEEATFNWKVHPACLWTTFDNPETGELTGWGITEKDTLKTSPILQKAEIRIVDSVDCDSKLKYRHNRKWQGIMRHQLCAGDKSGRIDTCQGDSGGPLQIVIPLPRSYYIVVPWNIHQIVGVTSFGFGCARKDTPSVYTRVASFVGWIENIVWPINITRSHEDNEARFLFVT; translated from the exons atgagAACGAATTTCGGactttttgttgttatatattttgttg TAAATATTACTGGTGTTTGTCTGttggaaaattatattaaggAG GACCCATACAAAAATGTGAGAGTAGAATTTCCCGATGACCTGTGTGATGATCGGGAACTTATGTTGCCAGATTATAGAACGCTGGGACGTAGAACCAGTGAAGTGA AGTGCATGGAATATATATGGCGAATAAAGTACGCTCAACAAAGATATGAAAACAGAATAAGAT GTGAAATGCAACGAGGAGTAACAGCATTACTAGGAGGTGGCGCCGCGGCACACGGTGAATATCCGCatatg AGTGCTCTTGGGTGGAAGGCGATAGTTGGAAAGTGGATTTTTAAATGCGGAGGTTCCCTTATAAGTGAGAAGTTTGTGCTGACGGCTGCCCATTGCTCCAGTGTGAAGAAGACCGATCCAACGGTCTCAGGTGTTGAGCCAAAAATTGTAAGGCTAGGCTCTAAAAGTATTTCGGATACT GTCGACGGACGTCCAGCTTATGATATCGGTATTCGTAGATTTATCAATCATCACCGATATAAGCCATCTCAACACTACTTTGATGTCGCACTCGTAGAACTTGTTGAAGAGGCCACTTTCAATTGGAAAGTGCACCCCGCTTGCTTGTGGACTACATTTGATAATCCGGAGACAGGGGAGTTGACTGGTTGGGGAATCACTGAAAAAG ACACTCTGAAGACATCTCCCATATTACAAAAGGCGGAAATAAGAATAGTAGATTCAGTTGATTGTGACAGCAAACTAAAGTACAGGCACAATAGGAAGTGGCAGGGAATTATGCGTCACCAGCTCTGTGCTGGAGACAAGTCTGGCCGTATCGACACCTGCCAG GGCGATTCTGGTGGACCTTTGCAAATTGTAATTCCATTACCCAGGTCATACTACATTGTTGTTCCATGGAATATTCACCAGATCGTTGGTGTCACATCGTTTGGATTCGGATGCGCACGTAAAGACACTCCCAGCGTTTACACAAGAGTGGCCAGTTTCGTCGGCTGGATAGAAAATATTGTATGGCCGATTAATATCACTAGATCTCATGAGGATAATGAGGCccgattcctttttgtgacgtGA